The DNA segment GGCATAATAGCTGTCACGTCCCTGAGCAAGAACACTATTACCGAAAAGGACCTGAAGGCGCATCTCCTCTGGCAGCAGTCCAAAACCCCGGAGCACCAGCTCCTCTCACTGGATAGGCTCGAAAAATTCGCGCTTGAGCAGGCCCTTCGGGAATCCAGGGGGAACAAGTCAAAGGCTGCGGAGCTCCTGGGCATATCAAGAGATACTCTTTACAGAAAACTAAAGCTCTATAAAGTCGATTGATTTCAATGAAATACTTTTTCTGATTTTAAATCTTTCTCTTCTTTCCAAACCCCATAATGAATCCGATGTTAGAATTAGGCACTCTTTTGCCGGGCGTTCCCCCTTTTAAATTCTTCCTTTGCTAATTCTTAATTTACTCATTGCTGGCATAAGCAACTATTTATTCAATTAGATTGTTAGCATTTGCATGCTATTTTGTATCATTAACGTGCATCTGACGATTTAAAATATTATAACCTTCTGTTATTGCATAACTTTCTGATGGCACCCGCTTTGCCTTTACTCTTCGCAAGGTGTTAGAAAATACAAGCAGAGGAGGTATTGAGAGATGGTTAAAAGGACTGTTTTATTTTCATTCTTGATTGCCGTGCTAGGTTTTTGTATTTGCGGTGTGTATGCATATGATGCATCCGCACAGGGGCAGGAAAACATGAAGGCGGAAATACAACAGCTCAAGCAGATGATGGGTCAGATGCAGGGCAGAATGGGGGAGATGCAGAGCAGAATAGATGAGCTTGAGCAAAAGAACATCATGCTCGAGCAGCAAGCTCAGGAGAGAGCAGAGGCAGCGGTTATAGTTGAAGAAACGTCCGTGACCGAAAAGACCGCAGATGAGCCTTTCGGTGGTGAGTTTGCCGTTACGATAGGCGCTCAGACAGGTCCTTTTAAGACAGGCACGGGTTTTTATTTGTCAGCCGAGCTTGGAGTTCCTTTATATAAAAACCTGGGGCCGGGAAAATTACTCGGTATTATGAGCTTCGGATGGGCAAGAACGGATGATGACATAACATTCGAGCCCACCGTCAACGCGATCGCGCCCGGCACACTTCCTACCCAGACAAGTGTAAATCTGGATACGGCAACAATTCTTCTGGGGCTAAAGTATAAACTTGAGGCTCACAGGATAGTTCAGCCTTTTGTTTTGGGAGGGCCGAGCATGAATCTGTTCTTCAATGAGAGCGACCCGGGAAGCCAAGTGGGAGGCATTGCTCCTCAGCCCAATATACTCCAGAAAAGAGGATTTCCGTCAGGTCAGGGAAATGCCGAGCTGGGAATTACACTTGGCGGAGGCGTTGATTTTAATGTCACACACAAGATATTTGTAGGGGCGCAGGGGTTATTTAACTGGGTCGACAGAGACAACGGTGCTTTCGGAACCTATGGCGGAAGGTTAGGATTCAGGTTTTAGTTGACGCTTTGGGATATAAAGAGAGGGGTTAGCTTCCGGCTATCCCCTCTATCCTCGGAAACATTTTTAAAGGCTCGGAACTGAGTGTTTCATTGAAAAAATAAGACATTATATCTCGGTTTAGGACTCGGCTCTAATTACGTTCCTTTAAAAGATCAAACGCGTGAAGGAATAGCGGGGGACTGAGCAGCGGATTTCATTTAGCATTCCCATGAAAACTTCTTATGACCATACAGGTTATACCTGGAGGAAATGAGAAATCAGCAGCTAACTGGTAAACAATATTCTTTGAGGCAGAAGAGCTCAGGATGAATCATTAAAACACACTATGTGTGTGCCTATCTGGTCTGATGTGTATGATGAGCGTGTTTATCGCTCGTTGAAGGGATGAAGTGAATGGAGAAATTAACCAGCCCCACAAGAATTAAGATTATCCCCGCTACAACTGTCAGTCTCCTCGGCGCTCTCCGCATGCCCTTCTTGTATATAAAAGGGAATGCGGATAAGGCGGGTACTGTTCCGAGCCAGAATATGAAGAGTACCGCCGCTCCGTAGAGCGGGCTTTTTGTCGCTACCGACCCTATTACGAATATGTAGACCCAGCCGCAGGGGATGAATCCGTTTACAATTCCGAGTGTAAGGGACGCCGTTGGCTTGCTCTGCGTTAAGGACCATTTTGCCGGGAGCCGGAGGAGTGAAGAGATGAACTTCGCCGGTATCAACTCAAGCGGCTTTCCCGTAATAAGCTTATAGCCTGTATAGATAAGGAATGCCGATATTATTATTGCAGAAAATGTAGCTACAACGGGGTAGTTATTTGAGAGAAAAGCTTCCCCCAGGAGTCCCGCAAGTGCGCCGAGCGCCAGGTAGCTAAACAGCCGCCCTAGGTGATAGAGGCTCAGGTAGCCGAAATTATTGTTCACCGTAACGGCTATGGGCCCGCACATCGTAACACAGTGCGAGCTCCCGAGCAGGCTCGCTATAAAAACACCCAGCGGCACCGATAAAAAGGACCACTGCGCTATTAAATCATTAAATAAACCTGGGTCCGACAAGTTTTACGTCCTCGCCCGTTTTAATTGTATTGTCCTTAGGGTCAATGAAATTGAGTCTTATTGACCGTGTCCCCTGACTGCCCGTAACATCTTGAGGAAACTTTACGAAAAAGTGGACAGTAGCGTCCTTTCCCGCCTCAAGATTAATTATCTCGTTCTGCGAAACGATCTCGACGTTTTTTTTCTTCCATTCCTGAGGCAGCGTCATCTTGAGGCTTACATTGTCAAAAGTCTGATTTTTCATGTGCATTTTAAAGTGGTTTATTATTTGCTCGCCCTGCTCGTTTTTAATCACCTGAAAGGGAGAATCCTTGCCTCTTAGAACGGTGATGATTATATCCTCACGCTTCGATACGGAAAAAACGAGAGCCGCCATTACGGCGGCGAGCAGCACGGTATATATCGCTACTCTCGGTCTGAACCATTTCGTGGTCAATCTCTCGAGGCTGTTTCCCGTTGCGTATCTGATCAACCCCTTCGGCTTGTCGATCTTTTCCATTACCTCATCACAGGCGTCTATACAGGCGGTGCAGCCTATGCACTCGAGCTGAAGGCCGTTTCTTATGTCAATCCCCGTGGGACATACCGACACGCACTTATAACAATTTATACAGTCGCCCTCGGCCTCACCGTGCCCGGTTTTCCCCCTCCGGGGCTCGCCCCTGACCGGGTCGTATGAAACCGTAAGCGAATCGTCGTCCATGAGCACCGACTGGAACCTGCCGTACGGGCACATTATGATGCAGAACTGCTCCCTGAACCAGCCGAAGTCGAACAGAAAAACCGCTGTCAGAAAGGCCATTATGACAAAGATGGTCCAGTTCTGCTGCGGGTTGTGCCGGGTCATTTCCACAAGCCTGTCGGCGCCTACAAAATAGGCGAGAAAGCTGTGAGCGATAATCAGGCTCACTATAAGAAAGAGGGACCAGAGCACAGAGAGTTTAAAGAATTTTTTTATTCCCCAGGGCGCCCTTGCGAGGTTACGCTGCTGGATGTGGCTCCCGATAATCCAGTACTCAAGCCTTCTGAATATACCGTCTATAAAAACAGTCTGAGGGCACGCCCATCCGCACCATACCCTTCCCCACACGGCGGTTATGAACGCAAGCCCTATTGTCAGAAACGCCAGTATAAAAAATATGAGAGGGGCGTCATGCGCGAAAAAAGTGAGACCGAATATAGAAAATTTTCTTTCTCCGATATTGAGGAGCAGGGCTTGATGTCCCCCGATTTTGATCCACGGAAGAAGGAGGAAAAAGATAACCAGAAAAATCTCGGTTACCGTTCTTGCTTGTCTCCAGAAACCCTTTACCCGCTCAGGGAATATAAAAACACGCTTGCCGGTCTCGTCCATTGTAGCCGGGCGTTCATCAGGCAGTTGTCTCTGATCCAGTACTTTCATTTGCGCTCTATCTTCTCTCCCTGAGGAGCTTTCGCCCCGGGGGGATCGGTCCCCTGCAAACCATGTACGTAAACCGCGGTGCTCTCTATTACGTCCGCGGGTATGACGCCTTTCCACGGAGGCATACCCTTGTCGGGCACACCCTCGTTCACGACGGTAAGTATGGACGATATAGATCCGTCTCCGTGTATCCAGTACTCATCCGTCAGGTTAGGCCCGATAAGTCCCTGCCCCTTATCCCCGTGGCAGGGCATGCATTTGGCCATGAATTCCGCCTTCCCCTGCTCGGTAACTTCCCGGTTTGTAACCAGAGCGACCAGGTCCTCTTCGGTTTTTTCCCGGGCGGACCCGAGGGCCTCCTGCTGCTCCTCCCTTATAACACTCATCTCGCTCGCCAGCTCCTCGTCCAGCGTCGGTCCCCCCATAAACTGATAATAGACGAAATAGATAACCGCGAAAATTATGGTTATATAAAAGGTCGCAAGCCACCAGCCGGGGAGGGGATTATTAAGCTCTCTTATCCCGTCGTACTCATGATCTTTAATTAATTCGTCTTTTTCGGTCATTGATTTTCCTCCTTTTTTGGCTCACCCTCATCTTCGAGGGGTAGCATCTCCATTTCATGAATCTCCTCTTTCGGTCTCTTGAGAGCCCATATCACAAGAACGACAAATGCCGTTAAAAAGATAATCAGGGCTATTATCACTATTTCCGCATTCTGAAAATACGATAGAGCTACCTGTTTGATGTCGTTACCTCCTCGGTAGCGGTCTTTTTGCCGAGGCTCTGCAAATAAGCGATAAGCGCGACGACCTCGGTGTCCTTTATCAAAGTAAGTGAGGGGTCCTGGCTGAGCAGCTCCTCGTATATTCGGGCAGCCTCCTTTTCCGCGTTTATGTCGGCGTCTGAAACCTCCCGGTCGTCGTAAGGCACACCCAGCATTTTCATCACGCTGAATTTCTTTCTCAGTATGTGATAATCGATTTTATTTGCCGCGAGCCACGGGTAAGAGGGCATGATGGAATTGGGCGTAATTTCCCTTGGGTTTATCATATGGCGGAGATGCCACATATCCGGATATTTACCTCCGACCCTGGCAATGTCCGGCCCCGTTCTTTTTGAGCCCCATTGAAAGGGCCTGTCATACATCGATTCCGCTATAGTGGAGCTTGGACCGTACCTGAGCACATCGAACGGGAGCTTCCTTATCATCTGCGAGTGGCACACGTAGCACCCCTCCCTGATGTAAATATCCCTTCCCGCGAGCTCAAGCGGCGTGTACGGCTCCGTTTTTTCAGCCGACGGGAGATACTTGTAGATCGAGAGAGTGGGTATTATTTCGATTACGGAACCCACCGCGATTGATATGAAAAGAAGCACGGTGAAAACGAGGCTAAGCGCCTCAAGTTTTCTGTGGCCGCTACCGACCGCCGTCGGGTCGGCTGAAAGCGGGGCGGCTTCAACTACGGTGACTTTTTTCTCCCTGGGCGCGTGTTTAATGGTTACCCATACGTTGTATATGAGCATGAGGAAGCCCGTGAGGAAAAGCGCGCCGCCTGCGAACCTGACCCAGTAAAGAGGCACTATTCTCATCACCGTTTCAACAAAGTCGGGATATACGAGCTGTCCGTTCTCGCCTATTGCCTGCCACATGAGCCCCTGAGTAATGCCGCTTGCCCACATCGAGATGTAGTACAGAAGAATTCCGAGAAATCCTATCCAGAAATGCCAGTTCATGAGTCTCTGGCTCCGCATCTTCGTATTCCAGAGCTTCGGCACCAGGTAGTAGATTATTCCGAAGGTAAGGAACCCGTTCCATCCGAGTGTGCCGCCGTGCACATGGCCGATTATCCAGTCGGTATAGTGGGCGAGGGAGCTGACCGATTTTATCGACAGTAAAGGGCCTTCGAAGGTGGACATACCGTAAAAAGTCACTGCCACGGCCAGGAATTTAATAATCGGGTCCGTGCGGAGCTTGTGCCATGCTCCCCTGAGCGTGAGAAGGCCGTTAATCATGCCGCCCCAGCTCGGCGCCCAGAGCATTACGCTGAAAATCATGCCGAGGGTCTGCGCCCAGTCGGGAAGCGCGGTATTCAAAAGATGGTGAGGCCCCGCCCATATGTATATGAAAACGAGGGACCAGAAATGGATGATTGAGAGCTTATAGCTGTAAATAGGCCTGTTGGCTGCTTTGGGCACGTAGTAGTACATCAGTCCCAGAAACGGCGTCGTGAGGAAAAAAGCGACGGCGTTATGGCCGTACCACCACTGAACGAGAGCGTCCTGTACTCCGGCGTACACAGGATAGCTTTTAAGAAACGCGACCGGTATTTCGATCGAGTTCACTATATGGAGCAAGGCCACCGTAATAATCGTGGCTATGTAAAACCATATCGCTACGTACAGATGCTTTACTCTTCGTATGGCGATTGTTCCGAAAAAATTAGCGGCGAAGACTACCCAGACGACCGCGATTGCCACATCGAGCGGCCACTCAAGCTCAGCGTATTCCTTACTCATGGTGTAGCCTAAGGGCAGTGTAATCAGCGCGCCTACGATAATAAGCTGCCAGCCCCAGAAATGGAACTTGCTCAGAAAATCGGAGTAGTTACGTGTTTTAAGGAGCCTCTGCGTAGAGTGATATATGCCCGCGAAGATTATATTTCCGGCAAACGCGAAAATTGCAGCGTTTGTGTGGAGAGGCCTTATCCTCCCGAACGTAAGCCACGGGATCTCCAGATTTGCCGGCCAGAATGCCAGCTGGAGCGCTGCAAGAAGCCCGACCATAAACGCCGCCGCTCCCCAGAAAATTGTTGCATAGAGAAACATCTTTACGATTTCATCGTCGTAAACAACCTTCTCCAGAACTGTGGATTTAGGTCCGTTGTCCTGACTCATTTATCCTTTTCCTCCTTCGAATCTTGATTTCTTGGTTCGGTCTCGTAATCATCTATTAACATTCTGTGACCGGGGGTCTTGAGGTCGTCCCACTGCCCCTTTCGTGCGGCCCATATGAAGGCAAGCAGGAAAATTAACGCCATGGCTATAGAAATTCCAAGCGTCAAGAAAATTATATTCACGTCTTCGCCACCTTTCTCTTGGTATCGAGAATCGTCTGTCCGTATAATGTAGAGCCGATCAGAAGCAGCGAGCTTAGCGGCATAAGGACCGCCGCCGCGAGAGGCGTTATAAAGCCCGTCAGCGCGAATCCCCCCGCAGCTACGTTATAAATTATTGAAAAAACCGTGTTTCTTCTTATGGTTTCGCCAGTCGCATTGCCGTGATCGATAAGGTCCAGAATTGTGAAAAGGTCGTTGTTGAGTATGTACGCGTCGGATACTTTGAGACTTTCCTCGACGCTCCCCTGTATTGCTACGCTCACGTCGGATGAGGACAGCGCGCCTGCGTCATTCAGTCCGTCCCCTATCATAAGGGAGTTCCGGTTTTCACTGATTATTCTCGATTTGCCCTCGGGTATTTCCTCCCAGTACGCCTGTGAGTATGGGATTTGAAGCTTATCGGCCACATGCTTCACATTATTCTCCTTGTCGCCGGAAAGTATGAAAACTTTATACCCCCTCACCACAAGCTCGTTTATTACGAACTTGGCGTCTTCTTTCAGCGTATCCCCCAGAACTATTTCCGAGACCGGTTTTCCGTCTTTATGGACCACTATTTTAGTAGTGATAATTTCGTTCAGATCGTTTTGGCCGATTACACTATTCTCGGACGTTAACCGGTAATGGTGCCCGTCTGCCACGGCTTCAATCCCTTCGGAGTATATGTGTCTGAAATCTCTGACTTCGGGCAGCGGGTAGTTGTTGTCCTTGAGATGAGCTGTGAGGGTGCGGGCTATCGGATGGTTCGATTTCTTCTCTATTGCGAGGATTGCGGCATAGTCTTTCTCCGAAAGCTCCCCGGAGTTCCACTTGAGGATTTTGAATACCCCGTTTGTAAGCGTGCCGGTCTTGTCGAAGAAGATTTTTTCGACAGACGGGAGCTTCTCGAAGTTCCCGGCGTCTTTAATCAGAAATCCCTTGGCCATCCCCGATTTCAGCGACAGTCCGTAGGAAAGCGGCAGTGCGAATACAAAGGCGCAGGGACAGGATATAAGCGTAAAGGCGATTACCCTTTCTAGCGCCTCGGAAGTATTGTAAAGATATGATATAGTGAAGAACGTAGCCACCGCGGCGATTCCCACTATCAGTGTGAAGACCGTGGAGTATTTGTCGCTGTATGTCGAGAGGCCGATTTTACCCCTGTAATTGCTTTCGACCTGATCCAGTATCTTCCCGATTCTGGTGGATTTCCCGGTTTTGGCTACTTTAAGAACCGCTTCGTCAGACTCGAGTATCGAGCCTGCGAATACGCTGTCTTTCCTCCTGACTGTCTCGGGAATGTTCTCGCCCGTAAGCACGGACAGGTTTAGATCGGCGTTTCGGGATAAAAGCTCGCCGTCAGCCGGAACGCGCTCCCCTTTGTGGAGCTTTATCCTCTGCCCCGGCCTGAGATTCTCGACGGGCTGATAAAAGAACTGCCGAGCCTTATCATCCCATATAAGAACCCGATTGGATGAAAACAGGCTCCGGCTCACCGGTTCTTTTCGCACTACCCTGTCCTGTACCGTTTTAAGAAGATATCTGCTTCCGAGAAGGAGAAGCACGAATGCGGTTATCGAGTCAAAATATATCTGGTCGCTTCCGTTAAAGTAGTTGTAAGCGCTCAGTACGAAACCGATCACGATGACGAACACGATCGGTATATCGACCGTAGCGCGTTTCATTCTGAGTGAGCTCAGTACGCTCTTGTAAAAGGGATAAGCGCAGTATGTGACCACGGGCAGAGACAGAAGAAGGTTGAGCAGCATAAAGTTCTCCGCAAACACTCCCCCCGCGCCGGAATAGACCGCCGCCGAAAGGAGCATTATATTTCCTGCGCAAACTGCCGCTACAGATAGTCTTATGAGCGATTTTCTGTTTTCCCGCCGTTTTAATTCCCGCGCCTCCTCATCGATCCTTACGGGATGAGCCCTGTAACCGAATTTCTTCGCTATTACGGGGAAGGATGAGAAATTCCGTTCGGGGGTGAAATTAACTGTTGCGGTATTATCGGACATGTCGAGCGAGACGGATTCGATTTCAGGGGTGTAATCGGGGATTTTCTCTATCAGCCACAAACATGCCGCACACTCGATTCCCTCCACGTAGAAATTCATGGAGAGGGGGCTTTCTGCCGCCGTGTATAATTCGATAAAACTTTTCTGATTCAGGTATTCATAGTTCTCGGTTGATTCCGTATCTATTGGCGCGCCCGTTTTTCCGATATCCTGGGCGTCTTTGATTTTGTAGTAATTATCCAGGCCGAGAGTGTGCAGAAGCTCATAGACGGACATACATCCCCTGCAGCAGAAATTCCCGGATTCGGAAACTACCGTGTTCGAGGAATCAAGCTCCTCCCCGCAATGCAGGCAGCGGGCGGATTCCGGTTTGCTTTTGTGAGCGCTGTCTCTGGAAACTGTAGTGATTGCCATTGTATTGGTATTCTGCTCTTATCGCGAAAATTAGAGCAATAACAATGCCAATTCATACACGAATGATATTGGGATTTAAGCTATAGGGCAGATGTCCGGTGTCAGATTATAAGACAGTAAATTTCTTTTGTGATTAAAGATATGACGGGATTATAAATAAAGTTGGTGCAGCCAAATATGCTGCGGCAAATCGGTTTCGGATAAATAAAGCCCTGTCAGTCAAACTCACTACTCATTAACTAAAAATCAGATAAAGAAACATGATAAAGAATAAACCTATAGAAATCAGGAACAAAAAAGATGCGAAATTTTGATTTGTTGAATCTTTCATGATGATCTCCTCTTGCTATTCAAATTCCATTATAAAACGATTCCGTGGTCATAATCAACACTATTATTAAAATTGCCGAGTTGTCAATCGCTTAGCATCTTTTTCATTTTAAACCGCTCGAACCGAAGGCCTTTTCTTAAAGCCGTTTCGGTTTCGACGATTTCAAAACCCATTTTGAGAAAAAAGGGCTTTGATACCCTGCTGGCCTCGGTGCGAAGTATTATTATACCCGCCGATAGCGAGTGCGCTTCGAGTTCCCTGTAAATCGCAGTCGCAACCCCGGTTCGTGAATGGCCTTTCATTGTATAGAGTAAGGATATGTGGTCAACGGGGTTAAGGGCGCCGAATGCGAACGGGCCGTCGGTGGCCTCGGCGACAAGCGTATATCCCGACTCGAGCAAATTCCCGAACTCCCCGGTCTCATCGGAAAAAGACGCCCAGACCCGGAGCCGCTCCGGGTCATAGTGTCCTTTGCCGAGCTCTAATACCGAGTCCCTGTAAACTTTGGCCAGTTTATCTATATCGGAGCCGGTGTATTGTCTTATCTTGATTTCGGAATGAGTCATTTTATGCCCGCAAACGCGGCAAAGCATGAGTTTTTATGGAGGACATCCATGACGCGGAATCCGGCCTTCTTCATCAAGTCGAGCTGATAGGTTAGGCTTCTCGGTGTGTCCTCTTTGTCTATATATTCGAAGACTTTCTTGCTGTATTCAGGTCCGCCGACCCGTTCGAGATGCCCGGCGTACCCCTCCAGCATCGCGCCCTGGATTGCATCGTGTTCATGATGTACCAGGTCGCTAACGAAAAATGCGCCCCCGGGCTTTAGAAGACCGTATATTTTCTTGAAGGAGTTCTCCCAGTCTGCATCGTCTCTCAAGTGGTGCAGCACGGCCGCGGCAATTATAAGGTCGTAATTAGATTGGGGAAGCGCGATTTTCCTGAAATCCCCCTGGAAAATCCGGACCCGTCCCGCGTTTTCTTTCCCCAGGCGCTCCTTTGCCCGCTCCAGCATCGGCAGGCTGAGGTCCACCAGGTCGCAGTTTATGCCTCCTTTCAGTCTCAGAATCGCGATAGCATTGTTTCCCGCGCCAGAGCCTATATCGAGAAGCTCCCGTGCGTCGGGTTTTATCCCGACTGCGAGAGTGGATATAAGCTCCATCATGAGAGGGGCGTCGATTACCGCTTCCTGGCCCGTATCCAGATTGGAGAAACGCTCGACGTCTGCGTCGAAACGCTCTTTTATCTCATCGACAGTGGATTTTTTATGCGGAGGCGTTTTCATTTCCTATTATATTACCCCCGGACAGTTTTAGCGCCATCGGGATGTGCAATACCCCGTGAATCGTTTTCGGTCCGGACGTTTGAACGAACCCCAGGCTCTCATAAAACGGCACGGCGAATGTCG comes from the Deltaproteobacteria bacterium genome and includes:
- a CDS encoding sulfite exporter TauE/SafE family protein, whose translation is MSDPGLFNDLIAQWSFLSVPLGVFIASLLGSSHCVTMCGPIAVTVNNNFGYLSLYHLGRLFSYLALGALAGLLGEAFLSNNYPVVATFSAIIISAFLIYTGYKLITGKPLELIPAKFISSLLRLPAKWSLTQSKPTASLTLGIVNGFIPCGWVYIFVIGSVATKSPLYGAAVLFIFWLGTVPALSAFPFIYKKGMRRAPRRLTVVAGIILILVGLVNFSIHFIPSTSDKHAHHTHQTR
- the ccoG gene encoding cytochrome c oxidase accessory protein CcoG: MKVLDQRQLPDERPATMDETGKRVFIFPERVKGFWRQARTVTEIFLVIFFLLLPWIKIGGHQALLLNIGERKFSIFGLTFFAHDAPLIFFILAFLTIGLAFITAVWGRVWCGWACPQTVFIDGIFRRLEYWIIGSHIQQRNLARAPWGIKKFFKLSVLWSLFLIVSLIIAHSFLAYFVGADRLVEMTRHNPQQNWTIFVIMAFLTAVFLFDFGWFREQFCIIMCPYGRFQSVLMDDDSLTVSYDPVRGEPRRGKTGHGEAEGDCINCYKCVSVCPTGIDIRNGLQLECIGCTACIDACDEVMEKIDKPKGLIRYATGNSLERLTTKWFRPRVAIYTVLLAAVMAALVFSVSKREDIIITVLRGKDSPFQVIKNEQGEQIINHFKMHMKNQTFDNVSLKMTLPQEWKKKNVEIVSQNEIINLEAGKDATVHFFVKFPQDVTGSQGTRSIRLNFIDPKDNTIKTGEDVKLVGPRFI
- a CDS encoding cbb3-type cytochrome c oxidase N-terminal domain-containing protein; translation: MTEKDELIKDHEYDGIRELNNPLPGWWLATFYITIIFAVIYFVYYQFMGGPTLDEELASEMSVIREEQQEALGSAREKTEEDLVALVTNREVTEQGKAEFMAKCMPCHGDKGQGLIGPNLTDEYWIHGDGSISSILTVVNEGVPDKGMPPWKGVIPADVIESTAVYVHGLQGTDPPGAKAPQGEKIERK
- a CDS encoding CcoQ/FixQ family Cbb3-type cytochrome c oxidase assembly chaperone, translated to MIIALIIFLTAFVVLVIWALKRPKEEIHEMEMLPLEDEGEPKKEENQ
- the ccoN gene encoding cytochrome-c oxidase, cbb3-type subunit I, coding for MSQDNGPKSTVLEKVVYDDEIVKMFLYATIFWGAAAFMVGLLAALQLAFWPANLEIPWLTFGRIRPLHTNAAIFAFAGNIIFAGIYHSTQRLLKTRNYSDFLSKFHFWGWQLIIVGALITLPLGYTMSKEYAELEWPLDVAIAVVWVVFAANFFGTIAIRRVKHLYVAIWFYIATIITVALLHIVNSIEIPVAFLKSYPVYAGVQDALVQWWYGHNAVAFFLTTPFLGLMYYYVPKAANRPIYSYKLSIIHFWSLVFIYIWAGPHHLLNTALPDWAQTLGMIFSVMLWAPSWGGMINGLLTLRGAWHKLRTDPIIKFLAVAVTFYGMSTFEGPLLSIKSVSSLAHYTDWIIGHVHGGTLGWNGFLTFGIIYYLVPKLWNTKMRSQRLMNWHFWIGFLGILLYYISMWASGITQGLMWQAIGENGQLVYPDFVETVMRIVPLYWVRFAGGALFLTGFLMLIYNVWVTIKHAPREKKVTVVEAAPLSADPTAVGSGHRKLEALSLVFTVLLFISIAVGSVIEIIPTLSIYKYLPSAEKTEPYTPLELAGRDIYIREGCYVCHSQMIRKLPFDVLRYGPSSTIAESMYDRPFQWGSKRTGPDIARVGGKYPDMWHLRHMINPREITPNSIMPSYPWLAANKIDYHILRKKFSVMKMLGVPYDDREVSDADINAEKEAARIYEELLSQDPSLTLIKDTEVVALIAYLQSLGKKTATEEVTTSNR
- the ccoS gene encoding cbb3-type cytochrome oxidase assembly protein CcoS yields the protein MNIIFLTLGISIAMALIFLLAFIWAARKGQWDDLKTPGHRMLIDDYETEPRNQDSKEEKDK
- a CDS encoding heavy metal translocating P-type ATPase metal-binding domain-containing protein produces the protein MAITTVSRDSAHKSKPESARCLHCGEELDSSNTVVSESGNFCCRGCMSVYELLHTLGLDNYYKIKDAQDIGKTGAPIDTESTENYEYLNQKSFIELYTAAESPLSMNFYVEGIECAACLWLIEKIPDYTPEIESVSLDMSDNTATVNFTPERNFSSFPVIAKKFGYRAHPVRIDEEARELKRRENRKSLIRLSVAAVCAGNIMLLSAAVYSGAGGVFAENFMLLNLLLSLPVVTYCAYPFYKSVLSSLRMKRATVDIPIVFVIVIGFVLSAYNYFNGSDQIYFDSITAFVLLLLGSRYLLKTVQDRVVRKEPVSRSLFSSNRVLIWDDKARQFFYQPVENLRPGQRIKLHKGERVPADGELLSRNADLNLSVLTGENIPETVRRKDSVFAGSILESDEAVLKVAKTGKSTRIGKILDQVESNYRGKIGLSTYSDKYSTVFTLIVGIAAVATFFTISYLYNTSEALERVIAFTLISCPCAFVFALPLSYGLSLKSGMAKGFLIKDAGNFEKLPSVEKIFFDKTGTLTNGVFKILKWNSGELSEKDYAAILAIEKKSNHPIARTLTAHLKDNNYPLPEVRDFRHIYSEGIEAVADGHHYRLTSENSVIGQNDLNEIITTKIVVHKDGKPVSEIVLGDTLKEDAKFVINELVVRGYKVFILSGDKENNVKHVADKLQIPYSQAYWEEIPEGKSRIISENRNSLMIGDGLNDAGALSSSDVSVAIQGSVEESLKVSDAYILNNDLFTILDLIDHGNATGETIRRNTVFSIIYNVAAGGFALTGFITPLAAAVLMPLSSLLLIGSTLYGQTILDTKRKVAKT
- a CDS encoding GNAT family N-acetyltransferase; translated protein: MTHSEIKIRQYTGSDIDKLAKVYRDSVLELGKGHYDPERLRVWASFSDETGEFGNLLESGYTLVAEATDGPFAFGALNPVDHISLLYTMKGHSRTGVATAIYRELEAHSLSAGIIILRTEASRVSKPFFLKMGFEIVETETALRKGLRFERFKMKKMLSD
- a CDS encoding methyltransferase domain-containing protein codes for the protein MKTPPHKKSTVDEIKERFDADVERFSNLDTGQEAVIDAPLMMELISTLAVGIKPDARELLDIGSGAGNNAIAILRLKGGINCDLVDLSLPMLERAKERLGKENAGRVRIFQGDFRKIALPQSNYDLIIAAAVLHHLRDDADWENSFKKIYGLLKPGGAFFVSDLVHHEHDAIQGAMLEGYAGHLERVGGPEYSKKVFEYIDKEDTPRSLTYQLDLMKKAGFRVMDVLHKNSCFAAFAGIK